In the Vitis vinifera cultivar Pinot Noir 40024 chromosome 2, ASM3070453v1 genome, one interval contains:
- the TL1 gene encoding VVTL1 precursor, giving the protein MRFTTTLPILFPLLLSLLFTSTHAATFDILNKCTYTVWAAASPGGGRRLDSGQSWTITVNPGTTNARIWGRTSCTFDANGRGKCETGDCNGLLECQGYGSPPNTLAEFALNQPNNLDYIDISLVDGFNIPMDFSGCRGIQCSVDINGQCPSELKAPGGCNNPCTVFKTNEYCCTDGPGSCGPTTYSKFFKDRCPDAYSYPQDDKTSLFTCPSGTNYKVTFCP; this is encoded by the coding sequence ATGCGCTTCACCACCACCCTCCCAATTCTCTTCCCTCTCCTCCTCAGCCTCCTCTTTACCTCCACCCATGCAGCCACCTTCGACATCCTCAACAAATGCACCTACACCGTCTGGGCAGCCGCCTCCCCCGGTGGTGGACGGAGACTTGACTCCGGCCAGTCCTGGACAATCACCGTCAACCCCGGCACCACCAATGCTCGCATCTGGGGCCGAACCTCATGCACCTTCGACGCCAATGGGCGTGGCAAATGCGAAACTGGTGACTGCAATGGCCTCCTCGAATGCCAGGGCTACGGTTCTCCCCCAAACACCCTCGCTGAATTCGCTCTAAACCAGCCCAATAACCTCGACTACATCGACATCTCCCTTGTCGATGGCTTCAACATCCCCATGGACTTCAGCGGCTGCCGCGGCATCCAGTGCTCCGTTGACATCAATGGGCAATGCCCCAGTGAGTTGAAGGCCCCCGGTGGATGCAACAACCCGTGTACAGTGTTCAAGACCAATGAGTATTGTTGCACTGATGGACCTGGAAGCTGTGGTCCGACCACATACTCCAAATTCTTCAAGGACAGGTGCCCAGATGCTTATAGCTACCCTCAGGATGACAAAACCAGCTTGTTCACCTGTCCTTCTGGTACCAACTACAAGGTCACGTTTTGCCCTTGA
- the LOC100244525 gene encoding probable (S)-N-methylcoclaurine 3'-hydroxylase isozyme 2, which yields MDEAALTEGTNLFPLILLLLPLIFLILKHLKSKSPISLPPGPYPWPIIGNVHQIGKQRHIAMADFARSYGPLFSLRLGTQTLIVGSSAAAAKEILSSYDRIFCARYVPGVMPEKSSEFYNNSIVWSLECDDRWKYLRTMCRTQLFSGKAIESQACLREKKLMEVVGFLSSMEGRVVKLKELAFVTALNMISNALLSKDLVSLEDETAVARMLGCVKKTVDVMSTPNLADYYPILRGLDLQRLQKKSRDSFVELFSLWQPIVKERRERKGSHATRQHDFLDALINDGFTDDRINFLLGELLIAGTESTSVTTEWAMAELIRSPDSMKKIREELTTEINKSTLKDSDLRKLPYLQACLKETLRLHPPGPFLLPHRALESCKVMNYTIPKDAQVLVNAWAIGRDPMSWEDPLVFKPERFLNSIVDFQGTNFEFIPFGAGRRICPGLPMAVKLIPPVLVSWIHFFDWSLPNWGDPKEIDMREKFGANIQKEHPLLLIPKVRKWPQVCA from the exons ATGGATGAAGCAGCTTTAACTGAAGGAACCAATCTCTTTCCTTTGATCCTTCTTCTCCTGCCTCTCATCTTTCTCATCCTCAAGCATCTCAAATCAAAGTCTCCAATATCACTTCCACCGGGTCCATATCCATGGCCAATCATAGGCAACGTTCACCAGATAGGGAAACAGCGTCATATAGCTATGGCCGACTTTGCACGATCCTATGGTCCGCTCTTCTCACTACGACTCGGAACTCAAACTCTGATCGTGGGATCATCGGCGGCCGCCGCCAAAGAAATTCTCAGCTCTTATGACCGTATTTTCTGTGCCCGATATGTTCCGGGAGTGATGCCAGAAAAGAGCTCAGAATTCTATAATAACTCAATAGTATGGTCGCTTGAGTGTGATGACAGATGGAAGTACTTGCGTACAATGTGCCGAACTCAACTTTTCTCGGGCAAAGCCATCGAGTCACAAGCATGTTTACGAGAGAAAAAACTGATGGAGGTGGTTGGATTCTTGAGCTCAATGGAGGGTAGGGTGGTGAAACTTAAAGAACTAGCCTTTGTTACTGCACTGAATATGATAAGTAATGCTCTATTATCAAAAGATCTAGTCAGTTTGGAGGATGAGACTGCAGTTGCGAGGATGCTAGGATGTGTCAAGAAAACCGTGGACGTGATGTCTACTCCAAATTTAGCTGATTATTATCCAATTCTACGTGGGTTGGATCTTCAGAGGTTACAGAAGAAATCCAGGGATTCCTTTGTGGAGTTGTTTAGTCTGTGGCAGCCTATCGttaaagaaagaagagaaagaaaagggaGCCATGCTACTAGGCAACATGATTTTCTCGATGCTCTAATCAACGATGGTTTTACAGATGATCGGATTAACTTTTTACTTGGG GAGCTACTTATTGCTGGTACAGAATCTACTAGTGTAACCACTGAGTGGGCAATGGCAGAGTTGATAAGAAGTCCAGACTCCATGAAGAAAATCCGTGAAGAACTCACCACAGAGATCAACAAAAGCACACTGAAAGATTCCGATCTACGGAAGCTACCGTACCTTCAAGCTTGCCTCAAGGAAACCCTGAGGCTGCATCCACCTGGACCATTTCTCCTTCCTCACCGTGCACTTGAATCATGCAAAGTGATGAACTATACGATTCCAAAAGATGCTCAAGTACTGGTAAACGCCTGGGCCATTGGAAGAGACCCCATGAGTTGGGAAGACCCTTTAGTATTCAAACCAGAGCGCTTCCTGAACTCAATTGTGGATTTTCAAGGGactaattttgaattcataCCCTTCGGCGCAGGAAGGAGAATCTGCCCTGGACTTCCCATGGCTGTAAAGCTGATTCCCCCGGTTCTGGTTTCCTGGATTCATTTCTTTGATTGGTCTCTTCCGAATTGGGGTGATCCTAAAGAGATAGACATGAGGGAAAAGTTTGGTGCCAATATACAGAAGGAACATCCTCTACTTCTCATTCCTAAAGTTAGAAAATGGCCACAAGTTTGTGCCTAA
- the LOC100263272 gene encoding protein P21 isoform 2 precursor (isoform 2 precursor is encoded by transcript variant 2): protein MSDLRILFIFFLCFISSIHAATFQITNQCSYTVWAAASPGGGRRLDRGQSWTLNVPAGTKMARIWGRTNCHFDASGRGRCDTGDCGGVLNCQGWGSPPNTLAEYALNQFGNKDFFDISLVDGFNIPMDFSPTSRGCRGIKCTANINGQCPQALKAPGGCNNPCTVFKTPQYCCNNIKCGPTDYSRFFKTRCPDAYSYPQDDPTSTFTCPGGTNYRVVFCPRGSSNNIFPLEMYGSDSEE from the coding sequence ATGAGCGACTTGCGCATCCTCTTTATCTTCTTCCTCTGCTTCATCTCCTCCATCCATGCAGCCACCTTCCAAATCACCAACCAGTGTTCTTACACCGTCTGGGCAGCTGCCTCTCCCGGTGGCGGCCGCCGCCTGGACCGCGGCCAAAGCTGGACCCTCAACGTGCCCGCTGGCACCAAAATGGCCCGAATCTGGGGTCGAACCAACTGCCACTTCGATGCCAGTGGTCGTGGCCGGTGCGATACCGGTGACTGTGGCGGCGTCCTGAACTGTCAAGGCTGGGGTTCTCCACCAAACACACTAGCAGAATACGCCTTGAACCAGTTTGGTAACAAGGATTTTTTCGATATATCTCTCGTTGATGGGTTCAACATCCCTATGGACTTCAGCCCCACCAGCCGCGGGTGCCGTGGAATCAAGTGCACGGCGAATATCAACGGGCAATGCCCGCAGGCGTTGAAAGCTCCGGGAGGGTGCAATAACCCGTGTACCGTGTTCAAGACTCCGCAGTACTGCTGCAACAATATTAAATGTGGACCGACAGATTATTCGAGATTTTTCAAGACCAGGTGCCCAGATGCGTACAGTTATCCTCAGGATGATCCCACAAGCACATTTACATGCCCTGGTGGAACCAACTATAGGGTTGTGTTCTGCCCTAGAGGCTCTTCCAACAATATTTTTCCTCTGGAGATGTATGGAAGTGATAGTGAGGAGTAA
- the LOC100249676 gene encoding probable (S)-N-methylcoclaurine 3'-hydroxylase isozyme 2 yields the protein MAQTALTEGVSVLPSILPLPPLIFLILKHLKAKSPSLPPGPYPWPLIGNVHQIGKQRHIAMIDFARSYVPLFSLRLGTQTLVVGSSAAAAREILNSYDHILCARCVPRVIPCRITGLNGFAVGWSPECDDRWKYLRTMCRTQLFSGKAIESQACLREKKLMEVVMFLSSMEDLVTFEDEKALAMMGEIFKTILEVTSTPNLSDYYPILRGLDLQRLQKRSIISFVKFCSILKPIIKERRERKGGHATSQQDFLDTLISDGFTDDQINILLVELLVAGTDSSSVTVEWAMAELIRSPESLKKIREELTTEINQNMLKDSDLRKLPYLQACLKETLRLHPPGPFLLPHRAVESCKVMNYTIPKDAQVLVNAWAIGRDPMSWEDPLVFKPERFLNSTVDFQGNNFEFIPFSSRRRICPGLPMAVKLIPLVLASWIHFFDWSLPNGGDPKDIDMSEKYSANIRKEQPLLLIPKGRK from the exons ATGGCTCAAACCGCTTTAACCGAAGGAGTCAGTGTCCTTCCTTCGATCCTTCCTCTCCCGCCTCTCATCTTTCTCATCCTCAAGCATCTCAAAGCAAAGTCTCCATCACTTCCACCGGGTCCATATCCATGGCCACTCATAGGCAACGTTCACCAGATAGGGAAACAACGCCATATTGCTATGATCGACTTTGCACGATCGTATGTTCCACTCTTCTCGCTAAGACTAGGAACTCAAACTTTGGTCGTGGGATCATCAGCTGCCGCTGCCAGAGAAATTCTCAACTCCTATGACCACATTTTATGTGCCCGATGTGTTCCTCGAGTGATACCATGCAGAATAACTGGTTTGAACGGGTTCGCAGTAGGGTGGTCTCCCGAGTGTGATGACAGGTGGAAGTATTTGCGCACAATGTGTCGAACTCAACTTTTCTCAGGCAAAGCAATAGAGTCACAAGCATGCTTGCGAGAGAAAAAGCTGATGGAGGTGGTTATGTTTTTGAGTTCAATGGAGG ATCTTGTTACTTTCGAGGATGAGAAAGCGTTAGCAATGATGGGAGAAATTTTCAAAACGATCTTGGAGGTGACGTCTACTCCAAATTTATCTGACTACTATCCAATTCTTAGAGGGTTGGATCTTCAAAGACTGCAGAAGAGGTCCATCATTTCCTTTGTGAAGTTTTGTAGTATACTGAAGCCTATCattaaagaaagaagagaaagaaaaggcGGCCATGCTACTAGCCAACAAGATTTTCTTGATACTCTGATAAGCGATGGTTTTACAGATGATCAGATCAACATTTTACTTGTG GAGCTACTCGTTGCTGGTACAGACTCTAGTAGTGTAACCGTTGAGTGGGCAATGGCAGAGTTGATAAGAAGTCCAGAATCCTTGAAGAAAATCCGTGAAGAACTCACCACAGAGATCAACCAAAACATGCTGAAAGATTCCGATCTACGGAAGCTACCATACCTTCAAGCTTGCCTCAAGGAAACCCTGAGGCTGCACCCGCCTGGaccttttctccttcctcaccGCGCTGTCGAATCATGCAAAGTAATGAACTATACCATTCCAAAAGATGCTCAAGTACTAGTAAACGCCTGGGCCATTGGAAGAGACCCCATGAGTTGGGAAGACCCTTTAGTATTCAAACCAGAGCGTTTCTTGAACTCAACTGTGGATTTTCAAgggaataattttgaatttataccCTTTAGTTCACGAAGGAGAATCTGCCCTGGACTTCCCATGGCGGTAAAACTGATTCCCTTGGTTCTGGCTTCCTGGATTCATTTCTTCGATTGGTCTCTTCCGAATGGGGGTGATCCTAAAGATATAGACATGAGTGAAAAGTATAGTGCCAATATACGGAAGGAACAGCCTCTACTTCTCATTCCTAAAGGCAGAAAATGA
- the TL3 gene encoding thaumatin-like protein precursor (The RefSeq protein has 5 substitutions compared to this genomic sequence) — translation MGLCKILSISSFLLTALFFTPSYAATFNIQNHCSYAVWAAAVPGGGMQLGSGQSWSLNVNAGTTGGRVWARTNCNFDASGNGKCETGDCGGLLQCTAYGTPPNTLAEFALNQFSNLDFFDIPLVDEFNVPMAFNPTSNGCTRGISCTADIVGECPAALKTTGGCNNPCTVFKTDEYCCNSGSCDATDYSRFFKTRCPDAYSYPKDDQTSTFTCPAGTNYEVVFCP, via the coding sequence ATGGGCCTCTGCAAAATCCTCTCCATTTCCTCATTCCTTCTCACCGCCCTATTCTTCACCCCCAGCTATGCAGCCACCTTCAACATCCAAAACCATTGCTCCTACACGGTTTGGGCTGCGGCAGTCCCAGGCGGGGGCATGCAGCTTGGCTCAGGCCAATCCTGGAGCCTCAATGTGAATGCCGGCACCACTGGAGGCCGTGTTTGGGCCCGTACCAACTGCAACTTCGATGCATCAGGGAATGGGAAGTGTGAGACCGGGGACTGTGGTGGCCTCCTCCAATGCACGGCCTATGGTACACCCCCTAACACCTTAGCCGAATTCGCACTTAACCAATTCAGCAACTTGGACTTCTTTGATATATctttggttgatggatttaaTGTGCCTATGGCCTTTAATCCTACTTCCAATGGGTGCACCCGTGGCATCAGTTGCACCGCCGACATCGTGGGAGAGTGCCCCGCTGCGCTAAAGACTACCGGTGGTTGCAACAACCCATGCACCGTTTTCAAGACCGATGAATATTGTTGCAATTCTGGGAGCTGTAGTGCTACAGATTACTCAAGGTTTTTCAAGACTAGGTGCCCTGATGCTTATAGCTACCCTAAGGACGATCAGACAAGCACCTTCACATGCACTGCCGGTACCAATTATGAAGTTGTCTTCTGCCCATAA
- the LOC100258133 gene encoding elicitor-responsive protein 3: MPQGTLEVLLVGAKGLENTDFLCNMDPYVVLTCRTQEQKSSVASGKGSDPEWNEHFVFTISEGISELTIKIMDSDSGSGDDFVGEATIPLEALFTEGSLEPAPYNVVKDQEYCGEIRVGLTFTQKGECDGESCAQEENYGGWKESSY; the protein is encoded by the exons ATGCCTCAAGGAACACTTGAAGTCCTTCTTGTCGGTGCCAAGGGTCTCGAGAACACTGATTTTCTCT GTAACATGGATCCTTATGTTGTTCTCACTTGCCGCACTCAGGAGCAGAAAAGCAGTGTTGCATCAG GAAAAGGATCTGACCCAGAATGGAATGAACATTTCGTATTCACCATATCTGAAGGCATCTCAGAACTCACCATTAAAATAATGGACAGTGATAGTGGTAGTGGTGATGATTTTGTGGGAGAAGCAAC CATTCCACTAGAGGCACTCTTCACGGAAGGAAGCCTGGAGCCAGCACCGTACAATGTTGTTAAAGACCAGGAATATTGTGGAGAGATTAGAGTTGGCCTCACTTTCACTCAGAAG GGAGAATGTGATGGGGAGTCCTGTGCGCAGGAGGAAAACTATGGCGGATGGAAAGAGTCTTCTTATTGA
- the LOC100263272 gene encoding protein P21 isoform 1 (isoform 1 is encoded by transcript variant 1) codes for MRHKPKYTTPDIYTPIVSSKLPSMSDLRILFIFFLCFISSIHAATFQITNQCSYTVWAAASPGGGRRLDRGQSWTLNVPAGTKMARIWGRTNCHFDASGRGRCDTGDCGGVLNCQGWGSPPNTLAEYALNQFGNKDFFDISLVDGFNIPMDFSPTSRGCRGIKCTANINGQCPQALKAPGGCNNPCTVFKTPQYCCNNIKCGPTDYSRFFKTRCPDAYSYPQDDPTSTFTCPGGTNYRVVFCPRGSSNNIFPLEMYGSDSEE; via the coding sequence ATGAGGCACAAGCCAAAATACACCACACCTGACATCTATACTCCGATTGTCAGCTCCAAGCTTCCCAGTATGAGCGACTTGCGCATCCTCTTTATCTTCTTCCTCTGCTTCATCTCCTCCATCCATGCAGCCACCTTCCAAATCACCAACCAGTGTTCTTACACCGTCTGGGCAGCTGCCTCTCCCGGTGGCGGCCGCCGCCTGGACCGCGGCCAAAGCTGGACCCTCAACGTGCCCGCTGGCACCAAAATGGCCCGAATCTGGGGTCGAACCAACTGCCACTTCGATGCCAGTGGTCGTGGCCGGTGCGATACCGGTGACTGTGGCGGCGTCCTGAACTGTCAAGGCTGGGGTTCTCCACCAAACACACTAGCAGAATACGCCTTGAACCAGTTTGGTAACAAGGATTTTTTCGATATATCTCTCGTTGATGGGTTCAACATCCCTATGGACTTCAGCCCCACCAGCCGCGGGTGCCGTGGAATCAAGTGCACGGCGAATATCAACGGGCAATGCCCGCAGGCGTTGAAAGCTCCGGGAGGGTGCAATAACCCGTGTACCGTGTTCAAGACTCCGCAGTACTGCTGCAACAATATTAAATGTGGACCGACAGATTATTCGAGATTTTTCAAGACCAGGTGCCCAGATGCGTACAGTTATCCTCAGGATGATCCCACAAGCACATTTACATGCCCTGGTGGAACCAACTATAGGGTTGTGTTCTGCCCTAGAGGCTCTTCCAACAATATTTTTCCTCTGGAGATGTATGGAAGTGATAGTGAGGAGTAA